The following are encoded together in the Calditrichota bacterium genome:
- the ispG gene encoding flavodoxin-dependent (E)-4-hydroxy-3-methylbut-2-enyl-diphosphate synthase produces MQRKKTRRVKVGNLFIGGDAPISVQSMTTTKTEDVKATLEQIRRLEEAGCEIVRVTVPTPEAAEAISEIKRRIRIPLVADIHFDYRLALKSIENGVDKIRINPGNIGSKERVRAVLSAAKERGIPIRIGVNSGSLEKDLLRKYNKICPEALVESAMRHVRICQENDFEDIVLSLKASDVSMMIDTYRLIAQKVDYPLHLGVTEAGTPRTGIIKSAVGIGTLLAEGIGDTIRVSLTEDPVEEVRVGFEILKSLGLRKHGLNIVACPTCGRLEVDLIGIVTRVEKRLAGYDKELTISILGCAVNGPGEALEADIGVACGKHSALIYKKGVKVKKIREDEIVDYLVEEVEKWPVLVEKEK; encoded by the coding sequence ATTCAGCGAAAAAAAACACGGCGGGTAAAGGTTGGAAACCTCTTTATCGGGGGGGATGCCCCGATTTCTGTTCAATCCATGACCACAACAAAAACGGAAGATGTCAAGGCCACCCTTGAACAAATTCGCCGACTGGAAGAGGCCGGCTGCGAGATTGTCCGCGTAACGGTTCCCACACCCGAAGCGGCGGAGGCCATTTCCGAGATCAAAAGGAGGATTCGCATTCCTCTGGTTGCCGACATTCACTTTGACTATCGACTCGCCCTGAAATCCATTGAAAACGGAGTCGACAAAATTCGGATTAATCCGGGTAATATTGGTTCGAAAGAGCGTGTACGAGCTGTTCTTTCGGCGGCGAAAGAGCGGGGAATTCCCATTCGAATCGGGGTCAATTCCGGTTCTTTGGAAAAGGATTTACTGCGAAAATACAACAAGATTTGTCCTGAAGCGTTGGTTGAAAGCGCCATGCGGCATGTGAGAATTTGTCAGGAAAATGATTTTGAAGATATCGTGCTGTCGCTAAAGGCGTCAGACGTGTCGATGATGATTGATACGTATCGTTTAATTGCTCAGAAGGTTGATTATCCTTTGCATTTGGGGGTCACCGAGGCCGGAACGCCGCGGACAGGCATTATTAAATCGGCCGTGGGCATCGGGACCCTGCTGGCGGAGGGCATTGGCGATACCATTCGGGTCTCTCTTACGGAAGACCCGGTGGAAGAGGTCCGCGTGGGTTTTGAAATCCTAAAATCCTTGGGATTGAGAAAACACGGACTTAACATTGTTGCCTGCCCCACGTGTGGTCGCCTGGAGGTCGATTTAATTGGCATTGTAACCCGGGTAGAAAAGCGACTGGCGGGCTACGACAAAGAACTCACCATTTCAATTCTGGGCTGTGCGGTAAACGGGCCGGGAGAGGCGCTTGAGGCGGATATCGGAGTGGCGTGCGGAAAACATTCTGCCCTGATTTACAAAAAGGGGGTAAAGGTCAAGAAAATTCGGGAGGATGAAATTGTCGATTACCTTGTTGAAGAGGTAGAAAAATGGCCCGTTCTTGTGGAAAAAGAGAAATAA